A DNA window from Coffea arabica cultivar ET-39 chromosome 6c, Coffea Arabica ET-39 HiFi, whole genome shotgun sequence contains the following coding sequences:
- the LOC113692267 gene encoding NAC domain-containing protein 92-like, whose protein sequence is MEGVPVVLNEEDDLMDLPPGFRFHPTDEEIITHYLTKKVVDKNFGAIAIAEVDMNKCEPWDLPKKAKMGEKEHFFFCQRDRKYPTGMRTNRATGSGYWKATGKDKEIYKGKGCLVGMKKTLVFYRGRAPKGEKTNWVMHEYRLEGRFSYYNFPKGAKDEWVVCRVFHKNVGIRRSPLRDLTRADSFLDHLLDSPSSLPPLMDIPNSSNRPGISSFSHEEDQEFKGATTSSGKSSDHGTLPSYFSTNLNNSTLQMQQDLNTFLMPSYNYAFKTSYEAGSSNHDPSSFFRPPISVPAANFHGYQNESYSSFSGFEATPDHQANSTTLSAPNQQGISDPGKQCKMEQFSSTNSMVSPSQDTGISNDMAPEISSVVSKINVESDKCMKDLEGISVDPNMSDLDSLWNITDFTTEE, encoded by the exons ATGGAAGGAGTTCCAGTTGTGctaaatgaagaagatgatcTCATGGATTTGCCACCGGGTTTTAGATTTCATCCCACTGATGAAGAGATCATAACTCACTATTTAACTAAAAAAGTGGTGGACAAGAATTTCGGTGCTATAGCTATTGCAGAAGTCGATATGAACAAGTGCGAACCCTGGGATTTACCAA AGAAAGCTAAGATGGGAGAAAAAGAACACTTCTTCTTCTGCCAGAGGGATAGGAAGTACCCAACAGGGATGAGAACTAATAGAGCAACAGGATCAGGTTATTGGAAGGCTACTGGAAAAGATAAGGAGATCTACAAGGGAAAAGGTTGCCTTGTTGGAATGAAGAAGACCCTTGTTTTCTACAGAGGACGAGCTCCTAAAGGGGAAAAGACTAATTGGGTCATGCATGAATATAgacttgaaggcagattttctTATTACAACTTCCCTAAAGGAGCAAAG GATGAGTGGGTTGTGTGTAGAGTATTTCACAAGAATGTAGGAATCAGAAGAAGTCCATTGAGAGATCTTACAAGGGCTGATTCTTTTCTGGATCATCTTCTTGATAGCCCTTCATCACTCCCACCATTAATGGACATCCCGAACTCCAGTAATAGACCTGGTATTTCAAGCTTTTCGCACGAGGAagatcaagaattcaaaggTGCAACAACTTCTTCAGGAAAATCATCAGATCATGGAACCCTTCCCTCCTACTTTTCCACAAACTTGAATAATTCTACGTTACAAATGCAACAAGACCTTAACACCTTCCTCATGCCCTCCTACAACTATGCTTTCAAAACTTCCTATGAAGCTGGTTCTAGTAACCATGATCCAAGCTCCTTTTTCCGCCCCCCAATTTCAGTTCCTGCTGCAAACTTTCACGGTTACCAGAACGAAAGCTACTCGTCATTCTCAGGCTTCGAAGCTACTCCTGATCATCAAGCTAATTCCACTACTCTTTCGGCGCCAAACCAGCAAGGAATTTCGGACCCCGGGAAGCAGTGCAAAATGGAACAATTCTCCTCTACCAACTCCATGGTCAGCCCTTCGCAAGATACTGGAATTAGTAATGATATGGCACCTGAAATATCATCTGTTGTATCCAAGATAAATGTCGAAAGTGACAAGTGCATGAAAGATCTTGAAGGCATCTCAGTTGATCCCAATATGTCTGACTTGGATTCCTTGTGGAATATTACTGATTTCACTACTGAAGAATAA